The following coding sequences lie in one Maylandia zebra isolate NMK-2024a linkage group LG14, Mzebra_GT3a, whole genome shotgun sequence genomic window:
- the LOC101486177 gene encoding alpha-(1,3)-fucosyltransferase 4-like — protein sequence MGIGDLWRPEGRPSIAAHGADRRSGLFRRKNHCVCVLTGVCSSVCVATVVFLLLVGVCLLYLPDALAPDPLVSLSPVTLLIWTHPFGQYRELPDCLELFQIDGCTLTDDELRYPQADAVIIHHREIATGYADLPPEPRPPAQKWIWMNFESPTHTRGLWRLGGVFNLTMSYRTDSDIFLPYGYLVPLARTERALQKSFALPLRGSYSSKLLRSRFVAWVISNWSESQARVTFYYQLRQYIQIDVFGRAGSPLPTGSVVPLAKRYLFYLALENSQHTDYITEKLWNAVLAGAVPVVLGPSRQNYERFLPPEAFIHVDDFPSVEELAQYLLMLRRSPAQMRRHLDWRRGYGVRQPTFFNEHFCTACRAVRKTRGRTNVVTDLTRWFHS from the coding sequence ATGGGAATTGGGGATCTCTGGAGACCAGAGGGCCGCCCCTCAATTGCAGCTCACGGAGCAGACAGGCGCTCAGGGTTATTCCGGCGGAAAAACCACTGCGTGTGTGTTCTCACAGGGGTCTGCTCCTCTGTGTGCGTGGCCACCGTGGTTTTCCTGTTACTCGTGGGAGTCTGCCTGCTCTACCTGCCGGATGCATTAGCGCCTGACCCGCTGGTTTCTCTCAGCCCGGTGACGCTGCTGATTTGGACGCATCCATTCGGTCAGTATCGAGAACTTCCGGACTGCCTCGAGCTGTTTCAGATAGACGGCTGCACGCTCACGGACGACGAGCTCAGGTACCCACAGGCTGACGCCGTGATAATTCACCACCGGGAGATTGCCACTGGCTACGCCGATCTCCCACCAGAACCGCGGCCACCTGCGCAAAAGTGGATATGGATGAACTTCGAGTCTCCCACGCACACGCGTGGACTCTGGCGTTTAGGGGGTGTTTTTAACCTCACGATGAGCTACCGGACAGACTCGGACATTTTCCTCCCCTATGGGTATCTGGTCCCCCTCGCGCGCACAGAGAGGGCTCTCCAGAAGAGCTTTGCGCTGCCGCTTCGCGGATCTTACAGCTCCAAACTCCTGCGGTCACGCTTCGTGGCCTGGGTCATCAGCAACTGGTCGGAGTCCCAGGCGCGCGTGACCTTCTACTACCAGCTGCGCCAATACATCCAGATCGATGTGTTCGGGCGCGCGGGCTCGCCGTTACCGACAGGCAGCGTGGTGCCGCTCGCCAAGCGGTACCTGTTCTACCTGGCGCTGGAGAACTCCCAGCACACCGACTACATCACGGAGAAGCTGTGGAACGCCGTGCTGGCCGGTGCAGTCCCCGTGGTGCTGGGTCCGTCCAGGCAGAACTATGAGCGTTTCCTGCCCCCCGAGGCCTTCATCCACGTGGACGACTTCCCCTCAGTGGAAGAGCTGGCCCAATACCTGCTGATGCTGAGGCGGAGCCCAGCTCAGATGAGACGGCACCTGGACTGGAGGAGGGGCTACGGCGTACGCCAGCCGACCTTCTTCAACGAGCACTTCTGCACGGCCTGCAGGGCGGTCAGGAAGACCAGAGGCAGGACTAATGTAGTCACAGACCTGACACGTTGGTTCCACTCGTGA